A region from the Euleptes europaea isolate rEulEur1 chromosome 13, rEulEur1.hap1, whole genome shotgun sequence genome encodes:
- the LOC130485820 gene encoding uncharacterized protein K02A2.6-like, producing MATRGSLEEFDPTKPGGWKSYASRLAFYLDANDITDVGKKRSAFLSVCGAQTFDLAQSLLAPAELEETPFPAIMAALGSHFNPQPTRATRRLAFHLRDQGPGESAAAYIAALRTAARSCDVSLHKVHGADKVAIVIKIGGAPCEMEVDSGSALSIISMDTYRDLGRRSASLPELRPSRVTIWDYQRRRVPVRGEARVPVQFRARSGCLRLIVVEGPRASLLGLDWFPALGLHIGGIHHISQAALNDVWAEFEDVWKGPLGCYKGPPVRLHVNPAAAPIRLKPRRVPFALKPRIDAELDRLVAQGVLVPVPNAPWETPIVTPLKPNGDVRICADYKCTINTALRPHAYPVPVVSHLLASLAGGQVFAKLDLAQAYQQLPVDPESAEAQTIVTHRGAFRVTRLQFGVSTAPGIFQNLMEDLLKGLPGVVPYFDDVLIAASSEDELLDRVRRVLRCFRDAGLTVKREKCQLGLPQVEFLGYLIDAEGIHPTPDKIKAIHNAPPPQSKQELQSFLGLLNFYHAFLPNKASVAEPLHRLLDKSSPWAWGKSHQRAFEATKDLLSPSSLLVHFDEKLPVVLTCDASPYGVGAVLSHQLPGGREAPIAFYSRTLSAAERNYAQIDREALAVVAGVKKFHDYVYGRPFSIITDHKPLLGLFVPDRQTPQILSPRMLRWSIFLNAYDFRLLHRPGSSIANADALSRLPLKDSDPDPSPAYNVMLLETLPEPPLHASDIAAHTAKDRTLARVLNWVGKGWPAARPEGEFKPFFTRQHELSLNKGCLLWGNRVVVPAKLRTKVLDALHACHPGIVRMKALWVSRCQPCQESRPEMPRAPTHHWESTHKPWSRLHIDFAGPFQGKTFLIVVDSYSKWLEVSDVCSMTSRVVVRELRKLFATHGLPDTVVSDNGAQFTSAEFQEFLAKNGIRHTTSAPFHPATNGQAERMVRTTKEAMRRIERNDWDRGLAEFLLYQHTTPNSTTGKSPAELLMGRRPKTPLDRLHPDLAPERPRHREEPATPRVVEQDAPVYARNYGMGPAWIPATVQDATGPVSYRVATPEGRVLRRHIDQLRRRLADEPDRAAATEAPELPRVPEQATPGESEPSKERLSAGMHRELLEAVSPTSCDPGPTAATDAAPPPTTPVLVPRRSQRLRTRPRHLKDFVCSCAAGPRTRETPPLRQARAEARLRTGPKSGGLPWAHARYRSPAAPPLAERDHDSRVAPSHAVAARLGPAHPARGRSGRREGEVAAQQPERQQ from the exons ATGGCTACCCGGGGGTCTCTGGAAGAATTCGACCCCACCAAACCGGGCGGCTGGAAGAGCTACGCGAGCCGGCTGGCCTTCTACCTCGACGCCAACGATATCACCGATGTCGGGAAGAAGCGCTCCGCCTTCCTCAGCGTGTGCGGGGCCCAGACCTTCGACCTCGctcagtccctgctggctcccgCCGAACTGGAGGAGACGCCATTTCCGGCGATCATGGCGGCGCTGGGGAGCCATTTCAACCCCCAGCCAACTCGGGCCACTCGCCGCTTGGCGTTCCACCTGCGGGACCAGGGACCAGGGGAATCGGCAGCTGCATACATTGCCGCTCTACGCACGGCCGCCCGTTCCTGCGA CGTCTCCCTCCACAAGGTGCACGGGGCAGACAAGGTCGCCATCGTCATCAAGATCGGCGGTGCGCCTTGCGAGATGGAAGTGGACTCCGGGTCGGCTCTCTCCATTATATCGATGGACACGTACCGCGACCTGGGCCGtcgctctgcctccctccccgagcTGCGTCCATCCCGCGTCACCATTTGGGACTATCAGCGGCGCCGGGTGCCGGTCCGGGGGGAGGCCCGCGTACCCGTTCAATTCCGGGCCCGTTCCGGGTGCCTCCGCCTCATCGTGGTCGAGGGGCCTCGCGCGAGCCTCCTGGGGCTCGACTGGTTTCCGGCGCTCGGCCTTCACATCGGCGGCATCCACCACATCAGCCAGGCCGCCCTCAACGACGTTTGGGCGGAGTTTGAGGACGTGTGGAAGGGCccactgggctgctacaaggggccgccggTCCGCCTGCACGTCAACCCCGCCGCTGcacccatccgcctcaagcctcgCCGCGTCCCCTTCGCCCTCAAGCCCCGGATCGACGCGGAGCTTGACCGTCTCGTCGCTCAGGGGGTACTGGTACCGGTCCCCAACGCCCCCTGGGAGACCCCAATTGTGACGCCGCTCAAGCCCAACGGGGACGTccgcatctgcgcggactacaaatgTACTATTAATACTGCGCTGCGGCCGCACGCCTACCCCGTGCCCgttgtcagccacctcctggcctcccttgctGGGGGTCAGGTGTTTGCCAAACTGGACCTCGCTCAGGCTTACCAGCAGCTGCCCGTGGACCCCGAGTCGGCTGAGGCGCAGACGATTGTCACTCACCGGGGTGCCTTCCGGGTGACGCGCctacagttcggggtcagcacggccccgggcatcttccagaatttgatggaagacctcctgaagGGCTTGCCTGGCGTCGTCCCGTACTTCGATGACGTCTTGATTGCCGCAAGCTCCGAGGACGAGCTCCTGGATCGCGTCCGCCGGGTGCTCCGCTGTTTCCGAGATGCCGGGTTGACGGTCAAGcgagagaagtgccagctgggcctgccgcaggtggagttcctgggctacttgatcgacGCAGAGGGCATCCATCCCacgcccgacaagatcaaggcgaTCCACAACGCCCCGCCGCCCCAAAGCAAACAGGAACTCCAGTCGTTCCTCGGCCTGCTGAACTTTTACCACGCCTTCCTCCCTAACAAGGCGTCGGTTGCCGAGCCGCTCCACCGGCTCTTGGACAAATCCTCCCCGTGGGCGTGGGGTAAGTCGCATCAACGGGCGTTCGAGGCTACCAAAGACCTCCTGTCTCCCTCCAGCTTGCTCGTCCATTTCGATGAGAAGCTTCCCGTTGTGTTAACATGCGATGCCTCGCCCTACGGTGTCGGAGCGGTTCTGAGCCACCAGCTGCCAGGCGGTCGGGAGGCCCCGATTGCCTTCTACTCCCGGACCCTCTCCGCTGCAGAGAGGAACTACGCGCAAATCGACCGGGAGGCGCTCGCCGTCGTGGCCGGCGTGAAGAAGTTCCACGACTACGTTTATGGCCGCCCCTTCTCCATCATCACCGACCACAAGCCACTTTTGGGGTTGTTCGTGCCGGATCGTCAGACACCACAaatcctgtccccccgcatgctccggtggtcgaTTTTTCTCAACGCCTACGACTTCCGGCTACTGCACCGCCCCGGGTCCAGCATCGCGAACGCCGACGCACTCAGCCGTTTGCCGCTCAAGGACTCCGACCCGGACCCGTCCCCGGCCTACAacgtcatgctgctggagaccctgcctgaACCGCCTTTGCATGCCTCGGACATTGCGGCTCACACTGCGAAGGACCGCACCCTCGCCCGCGttttgaactgggtggggaaggggtggccggcggCCAGGCCGGAGGGCGAATTCAAGCCCTTTTTCACGCGGCAGCATGAACTCTCGCTGAACAAGGGGTGTCTGCTCTGGGGGAACCGCGTCGTGGTTCCAGCCAAACTGCGCACCAAGGTCCTGGACGCCCTGCATGCCTGCCACCCAGGAAtagtgcgcatgaaggccctg tgggtgagccgctgccagccgTGCCAAGAGTCGCGGCCCGAGATGCCGCGAGCCCCGACCCACCATTGGGAGTCCACCCACAAGCCCTGGTCCCGCCTCCACATCGACTTCGCCGGCCCGTTCCAGGGCAAAACTTTCCTGATCGtggtggactcctactccaagtggctggaggtttcTGATGTATGCTCTATGACCTCGCGAGTGGTGGTTCGAGAACTGCGGAAGCTTTTTGCCACCCATGGGTTGCCAGACAcggtggtctccgacaacggggcccaattcacgTCCGCGGAGTTCCAAGAGTTCCTGGCCAAAAATGGAATCCGCCACACGACCTCGGCCCCGTTCCACCCTGCCACTAACGGACAGGCAGAGAGAATGGTCCGCACGACCAAGGAAGCGATGCGGCGCATTGAGCGCAacgactgggacagggggctggcagAATTCCTCCTGTACCAGCACACCACGCCCAACTCCACCACCGGAAAAAGCCCCGCGGAGCTCCTCATGGGCCGCCGGCCAAAAACGCCACTTGACCGGCTACACCCCGACCTTGCGCCAGAACGCCCTCGCCACCGAGAAGAACCAGCAACCCCACGGGTCGTGGAGCAGGATGCCCCCGTCTATGCCCGTAACTATGGAATGGGCCCAGCCTGGATTCCGGCTACCGTGCAGGACGCAACCGGCCCAGTATCCTATCGGGTTGCCACCCCCGAGGGTCGAGTCCTCCGGCGACACATCGATCAGCTGCGCCGCCGACTGGCTGACGAGCCCGACCGCGCCGCTGCCACAGAAGCTCCAGAGCTTCCCAGAGTGCCGGAACAAGCCACCCCAGGGGAGAGCGAGCCGAGCAAGGAGCGCCTGTCTGCCGGCATGCACAGAGAGCTCCTGGAAGCCGTTTCTCCCACCTCCTGCGACCCCGGGCCGACTGCTGCCACAGACGCGGCCCCACCACCCACAACACCAGTTCTGGTACCGCGTAGGTCGCAGCGGTTACGAACACGACCCCGCCacctgaaagactttgtgtgctc